In Blautia wexlerae DSM 19850, a single window of DNA contains:
- a CDS encoding YkgJ family cysteine cluster protein — protein sequence MRREQTLEEISDGKLYDSNDMVKADCHDCEGCCDCCQGMGDSVLLDPYDVYRLSAGLQKSAEQLLQEYLELGVTDGNILPHLRMTGVKEQCIFLNSEGRCHIHSIRPGFCRLFPLGRFYENGSFKYILQIHECPKTNRSKIKVKKWVDTPDLKKYEKFVNDWHYFLLDVQEVLYNAEDPDLIRNLNLFVVNRFYLKPYDQNQDFYIQFYERLKEGKELLALA from the coding sequence ATGCGCAGAGAACAGACACTGGAAGAGATTTCGGATGGTAAATTATATGATTCTAATGATATGGTAAAGGCAGACTGCCATGACTGTGAAGGCTGCTGTGACTGTTGTCAGGGAATGGGAGATTCTGTGCTCCTGGATCCATATGATGTATACAGATTGTCGGCAGGATTACAGAAATCAGCAGAGCAGCTTTTACAGGAATATCTGGAACTGGGAGTGACAGATGGAAATATCCTTCCGCATCTTCGGATGACAGGAGTTAAGGAACAGTGTATATTCCTTAACAGTGAAGGACGCTGTCACATCCACTCTATTCGGCCGGGATTCTGCAGATTATTCCCGCTGGGAAGATTCTACGAGAATGGCAGTTTTAAATATATTCTTCAGATTCACGAATGTCCTAAAACAAACCGCAGTAAGATCAAGGTAAAGAAGTGGGTGGACACACCGGATCTGAAAAAATATGAGAAATTTGTAAATGACTGGCATTATTTTCTGCTGGATGTGCAGGAAGTACTGTACAATGCTGAGGATCCAGATCTGATCAGAAATCTGAACCTCTTTGTGGTGAACAGATTCTATCTCAAACCATATGATCAAAATCAGGATTTCTACATACAGTTTTATGAGAGACTGAAAGAAGGAAAAGAATTGCTGGCATTGGCGTAG
- a CDS encoding DUF6483 family protein: MAVQDDHMIRNIQDVGRLIAKLLLHEQQPNYKLPEKEADYTEADRLFATIMKLAEEGKINEAENELYMGMVEDDVDYLELALTFYLYLNDMDGDFLDDNGYSREEVLEGMKDLASDWGVTGLEAF, translated from the coding sequence ATGGCAGTACAGGATGATCATATGATAAGAAATATTCAGGACGTAGGAAGACTGATCGCGAAGCTTCTGCTTCATGAGCAGCAGCCCAATTACAAACTTCCGGAGAAGGAAGCAGATTACACAGAGGCAGACCGGCTTTTTGCTACAATTATGAAACTGGCAGAAGAAGGCAAGATCAATGAAGCAGAAAACGAATTATATATGGGTATGGTAGAAGATGATGTAGACTATCTGGAACTGGCACTGACCTTTTATCTGTATCTGAATGATATGGATGGAGATTTCCTGGATGATAACGGATATTCAAGGGAGGAAGTTTTGGAAGGTATGAAAGATCTTGCTTCAGACTGGGGTGTTACAGGATTAGAGGCTTTTTGA